A single genomic interval of Candidatus Binataceae bacterium harbors:
- the thiI gene encoding tRNA uracil 4-sulfurtransferase ThiI gives MRYLIGRYHEIALKGRNQWRFVDQLKRNVRAIFSDFELGAMRSEGPRLIVELPDAIGDEVAARRAALLFGIQNFSLSRAVARDIEAIKREAIAIARAHPGAASFRVRATRSDKRFALNSMEIDQVVGAVVKDETELKVDLENPEIVITVEILPDAAYVADGKRPGAGGLPVGITGHGLALLSGGIDSPVAAYRLMRRGLRLDFVHFHSHPLVSAASREKAAELAEHLTRYQSRSTLMLIPFADIQREIVARALRPLRVVLYRRFMVRIAAAIARRAGARALVTGESLGQVASQTLENMTVIEEAAGLPMLRPLVGMDKNEIVEQARVLGTFETSVQPDQDCCSLFVPPHPETHANLDEVRAAESALAVETMVADAVRKAEVIRFRFPQAQV, from the coding sequence ATGCGTTACCTGATTGGAAGATATCACGAAATCGCGCTCAAGGGACGCAACCAGTGGCGTTTCGTCGATCAGTTGAAGCGCAACGTGCGGGCGATTTTTTCCGACTTCGAGCTCGGCGCGATGCGCAGCGAAGGCCCGCGGCTGATCGTCGAGCTGCCTGACGCGATCGGCGATGAAGTCGCCGCCCGGCGCGCGGCGCTGCTCTTCGGTATCCAGAATTTTTCGCTGAGCCGCGCGGTTGCGCGCGATATCGAGGCGATCAAGCGCGAGGCGATCGCGATCGCGCGGGCGCATCCGGGCGCCGCGAGCTTTCGCGTGCGCGCGACGCGCTCCGACAAGCGCTTCGCGCTCAATTCGATGGAAATCGACCAGGTGGTCGGCGCCGTGGTCAAGGACGAAACGGAACTTAAAGTGGATCTTGAGAATCCCGAGATCGTTATCACGGTCGAGATCCTCCCCGACGCCGCCTACGTCGCCGACGGCAAGCGGCCGGGCGCAGGCGGCTTGCCCGTGGGTATCACCGGACACGGGTTGGCGCTGCTTTCCGGCGGAATCGACTCGCCGGTCGCTGCCTATCGCCTGATGCGCCGGGGGCTCAGGCTCGATTTCGTCCACTTCCACAGTCATCCGCTGGTCTCGGCTGCGAGCCGCGAGAAGGCGGCTGAGCTCGCCGAGCATCTCACGCGCTACCAGTCGCGCTCGACCCTGATGCTGATCCCGTTCGCCGACATCCAGCGCGAGATCGTCGCACGCGCACTGCGTCCGCTGCGGGTCGTACTCTACCGCCGCTTCATGGTGCGGATCGCCGCCGCGATCGCCCGCCGCGCCGGCGCGCGCGCGCTGGTCACCGGCGAGAGCCTCGGCCAGGTCGCCTCGCAGACGCTCGAGAACATGACCGTCATCGAGGAGGCCGCCGGGCTGCCGATGCTGCGTCCGCTGGTCGGAATGGACAAGAACGAAATCGTCGAGCAGGCGCGCGTGCTCGGCACTTTCGAAACCTCGGTTCAACCCGACCAGGATTGCTGCTCGCTGTTCGTTCCGCCCCATCCCGAGACCCACGCCAACCTCGACGAGGTGCGCGCGGCCGAGAGCGCGCTCGCGGTCGAGACGATGGTGGCCGATGCGGTGCGCAAGGCGGAGGTCATCCGCTTCAGGTTTCCGCAGGCGCAGGTCTAG
- a CDS encoding CoA pyrophosphatase: MKAREPINRREPTRQRIARLRRGLEPAGPLARHRTSAGRGAAVLMPIFELDDELHVVYIRRSDHVESHRGQVAFPGGRVDPTDESLLHTALREAQEEVGIDPASVEVLGAIEGSIARTSEIHVTPFVGVIPAATGLRADPREVAAIFFVPMSALEDSSYRGTYRFRRQSGEVSEHPAIFYNDQVIWGLTLRFTEEVLGRMNDAPSR, translated from the coding sequence ATGAAGGCGCGCGAACCGATCAATCGGCGCGAACCAACCAGGCAGCGCATCGCGCGCCTGCGCCGGGGCCTCGAGCCGGCCGGCCCGCTCGCGCGCCATCGCACCAGCGCAGGCCGCGGCGCCGCCGTGCTGATGCCCATCTTCGAGCTTGACGACGAGCTGCACGTGGTCTACATCCGGCGCTCAGATCACGTGGAGAGCCATCGCGGCCAGGTGGCGTTTCCCGGCGGCCGGGTCGATCCGACCGACGAAAGCCTGCTGCACACGGCGCTCCGCGAGGCGCAGGAGGAGGTCGGGATCGATCCTGCGAGCGTCGAAGTTCTGGGCGCTATCGAGGGCTCGATCGCGCGCACCAGCGAAATTCACGTAACGCCGTTCGTCGGCGTCATCCCGGCCGCAACGGGTCTGCGCGCCGATCCCAGGGAAGTCGCGGCAATCTTTTTCGTCCCGATGAGCGCGCTTGAGGACTCGAGCTATCGCGGCACCTATCGCTTCCGCCGCCAGAGCGGAGAGGTCAGCGAGCATCCGGCGATCTTCTACAACGACCAGGTCATCTGGGGCCTCACGCTGCGCTTCACCGAGGAGGTCCTGGGGCGGATGAATGACGCCCCCTCGCGTTAG